A genomic region of Microbacterium schleiferi contains the following coding sequences:
- a CDS encoding type IV toxin-antitoxin system AbiEi family antitoxin domain-containing protein translates to MPGASSGRQPARRDRILTTSDLRAHGLSERAIRTLVNAGQLLRVRRGQYLIAGTPACIVEATRLGGRLDCVSLLREAGVFVAGSAPLHIQITNGSSRLPTRPSHVIAHWRDTAADRCSPIAPWIEALAQACRCQDPRSAIATLDSAWHLGFVDEADLREVFARLPLRYRALQGLLDRRSESGTETLMRLLLRTLGCDIRVQQRIPGVGRVDFVVDGWLIIECDSEAHHSGWEAARRDRRRDLAAAALGYTTIRPIAEDILHHRDELTAVLRTILDRPHMRGEARR, encoded by the coding sequence ATGCCAGGAGCGTCGAGCGGCCGCCAGCCGGCCCGGCGCGACCGCATCCTGACCACGTCCGATCTCCGCGCTCACGGGTTGTCGGAGCGGGCGATCAGGACACTCGTCAACGCGGGGCAACTGCTGCGCGTGCGGCGCGGCCAGTACCTCATCGCCGGAACGCCCGCCTGCATCGTCGAAGCCACACGCCTGGGCGGTCGGCTCGACTGCGTGTCTCTGCTGCGCGAGGCGGGGGTCTTCGTCGCCGGGAGCGCTCCGCTCCACATCCAGATCACCAACGGATCCAGCCGGTTGCCGACGCGCCCGTCTCACGTCATCGCGCACTGGAGAGACACGGCTGCCGATCGCTGCTCCCCCATCGCTCCGTGGATCGAAGCGCTGGCACAGGCGTGCCGATGCCAGGATCCGCGTTCAGCTATCGCGACCCTCGATAGTGCCTGGCATCTGGGATTTGTCGACGAAGCCGACCTCCGAGAGGTCTTTGCTCGCCTGCCGCTGCGCTACCGAGCGCTCCAGGGGCTGCTCGATCGCCGCTCGGAGTCGGGCACCGAGACGCTCATGCGGCTCCTCCTGCGCACCCTCGGATGCGACATCCGGGTTCAGCAGCGCATTCCCGGTGTCGGACGGGTCGACTTCGTCGTGGACGGTTGGCTCATCATCGAATGCGACAGCGAAGCACACCATTCGGGCTGGGAGGCTGCGCGACGCGACCGTCGCCGCGACCTGGCCGCAGCAGCGCTCGGCTACACGACGATTCGACCGATTGCTGAAGACATCCTGCACCACCGCGATGAGCTGACCGCGGTGCTCCGAACGATCCTCGATCGCCCACACATGCGCGGCGAAGCACGTCGCTAA
- a CDS encoding PTS sugar transporter subunit IIA, translating into MTSDVLTSDRVRIHAGSATRDEAIREAADLLIAAGAVTSAYYDAMLAREQTVSTYMGNELAIPHGTNDAKDAILASALSVVRYDGGIDWDGETVTFVVSIAGVGDEHLEILSQIAILFSDEDDVARLKAAATSDDLFALVSAAGV; encoded by the coding sequence ATGACCAGTGACGTTCTCACAAGCGATCGGGTGCGCATCCACGCCGGGTCGGCCACGCGCGACGAAGCGATCCGCGAGGCGGCCGACCTGCTGATCGCCGCCGGAGCGGTGACCTCGGCGTACTACGACGCAATGCTCGCCCGCGAGCAGACCGTGTCGACCTACATGGGCAACGAACTCGCGATCCCGCACGGGACGAACGACGCCAAAGACGCGATCCTCGCCTCCGCGCTGTCCGTGGTCCGCTACGACGGCGGTATCGACTGGGACGGCGAGACGGTGACCTTCGTCGTGAGCATTGCCGGTGTCGGCGACGAACACCTCGAGATCCTGTCGCAGATCGCGATCCTCTTCTCGGACGAGGACGACGTCGCACGGCTGAAGGCTGCGGCAACATCCGACGATCTGTTCGCGCTCGTCTCCGCCGCCGGCGTCTGA
- a CDS encoding mannitol-1-phosphate 5-dehydrogenase produces MKAVHFGAGNIGRGFVGLLLHEGGYELVFSDVAAPLVDAINAASSYTVHEVGEGGIDKTVTGFRAINSATEPDALVAEIATADVVTTAVGPTVLRFVAPHIAAGLAARETSRPALQVMACENAINATDLLRDEVAAAAGEGWADLQSRAVFANTAVDRIVPAQPDGGGVDVTVEPFFEWAIERPPFGDNPPQIPGAHFVDDLAPYIERKLFTVNTGHAAAAYLGARAGHVTIAQTLADPAIAGQVIAALEETSALLTAKHELPVDELADYRATILRRFQNPALPDTVGRVGRQPLRKLSRHERFIGPATEAAERGMSVSGLLAAVGAALEFDDPDDPQSQELQQLLRETDASAAVTRITGLGPEHPLFVDLVEVVHARQRRL; encoded by the coding sequence ATGAAGGCCGTCCACTTCGGTGCGGGCAACATCGGCCGCGGCTTCGTCGGGCTTCTGCTTCACGAGGGCGGCTACGAGCTCGTCTTCTCGGATGTCGCGGCGCCCCTGGTTGATGCCATCAATGCGGCATCCTCGTACACCGTTCACGAGGTCGGCGAGGGCGGCATCGACAAGACGGTGACCGGGTTCCGGGCCATCAACTCGGCGACCGAGCCGGATGCGCTTGTCGCCGAGATCGCAACCGCCGATGTGGTCACGACGGCCGTCGGGCCCACGGTATTGCGGTTCGTTGCTCCGCACATCGCTGCGGGTCTCGCCGCCCGGGAAACATCCCGGCCAGCACTGCAGGTGATGGCGTGCGAGAACGCCATCAACGCGACCGATCTGCTGCGCGACGAGGTCGCCGCAGCGGCGGGTGAGGGCTGGGCCGACCTGCAGAGCCGGGCTGTGTTCGCGAATACCGCCGTCGACCGCATCGTGCCGGCGCAGCCCGATGGCGGTGGTGTCGACGTGACCGTTGAGCCGTTCTTCGAGTGGGCTATCGAGCGTCCGCCCTTCGGCGATAACCCGCCGCAGATTCCCGGGGCGCACTTCGTCGACGACCTCGCCCCCTATATCGAGCGCAAGCTCTTCACCGTCAACACCGGACACGCTGCCGCCGCGTACTTGGGTGCGCGAGCCGGGCACGTGACGATCGCGCAAACCTTGGCCGATCCGGCGATCGCGGGCCAGGTGATCGCCGCGCTCGAAGAGACCTCGGCGCTTCTGACGGCTAAGCACGAACTGCCTGTCGACGAGCTCGCGGACTATCGGGCGACGATCCTGCGGCGGTTCCAGAACCCGGCGCTGCCCGACACCGTCGGCAGGGTGGGGCGCCAGCCCCTGCGCAAGCTCTCCCGCCACGAGCGGTTCATCGGACCAGCCACCGAGGCGGCGGAGCGGGGGATGTCAGTGTCGGGTCTGCTCGCGGCGGTCGGCGCCGCGCTGGAGTTCGACGACCCCGACGACCCGCAGTCCCAGGAGCTGCAGCAACTGCTTCGGGAGACGGATGCCTCGGCCGCCGTCACCCGCATCACCGGGCTCGGACCCGAGCATCCGCTGTTCGTCGATCTCGTCGAGGTCGTGCACGCCCGCCAGCGCAGGCTCTAG
- a CDS encoding PTS mannitol transporter subunit IICB: MTTTSPGVAKDPGRARVAVQRFGTFLSGMIMPNIAAFIAWGFITMLFIPSGFFGPDSPFGWHWYPVSDIIGSGGDEAVIGWQGAMVQLSEGADGNFFSYVGLVGPMIVYLLPLLIANTGGRMVYGERGGVVATIATMGVIVGTNIPMFLGAMIMGPFAALMTKWMDRLWDGKIKPGFEMLVNNFSAGILGMVLAIVGFFVFGPVMLGVSAVLGGAVGWLVSVNLLPLVSIIVEPAKVLFLNNAINHGVFTPLGIEQAAETGKSILFLIEANPGPGVGLLLAFTFFGVGAAKASAPGAIIIQFFGGIHEIYFPYALSKPITILALIAGGATGVATNMLLGGGLAFPAAPGSIIAVTFAALGPGIGNLLVVYLSVILAATVTFLLAGIMLRASRKRDLEAGLGGDLSAAIAQTEANKGKESAALAGLRASAGNDARAEYDAEEAYDEAETARATGGLASGGRLETKQISTIVFACDAGMGSSAMGASVLRNKITKAGVTGVTVTNKAIANLDASADLVITQNQLTDRARQKTPDAVHVSVDNFMNSPKYDEVVELVRDQHQDGA, encoded by the coding sequence ATGACAACGACGTCGCCTGGAGTGGCGAAGGATCCTGGGCGGGCACGCGTCGCCGTCCAGCGATTCGGCACCTTCCTCTCCGGCATGATCATGCCGAACATCGCGGCATTCATCGCCTGGGGCTTCATCACGATGCTCTTCATTCCGTCGGGCTTCTTCGGCCCCGACAGTCCGTTCGGTTGGCACTGGTATCCGGTTTCGGACATCATCGGCTCGGGCGGCGATGAAGCGGTCATCGGCTGGCAGGGCGCGATGGTGCAGCTCTCGGAGGGTGCTGACGGAAACTTCTTCTCGTATGTCGGCCTCGTCGGGCCGATGATCGTGTACCTCCTTCCTCTGCTCATCGCCAACACCGGCGGCCGGATGGTCTACGGCGAGCGTGGTGGAGTCGTCGCCACGATCGCAACGATGGGCGTGATCGTTGGCACGAACATCCCGATGTTCCTCGGCGCGATGATCATGGGTCCCTTCGCGGCTCTCATGACGAAATGGATGGACCGGCTGTGGGACGGCAAGATCAAGCCCGGCTTCGAGATGCTGGTCAACAACTTCTCCGCAGGCATCCTCGGTATGGTTCTCGCGATCGTCGGCTTCTTCGTGTTCGGCCCCGTCATGCTCGGCGTCAGCGCCGTCCTCGGTGGTGCGGTGGGCTGGCTCGTTTCGGTGAACCTGCTGCCGCTCGTGTCGATCATCGTTGAACCGGCGAAGGTGCTGTTCCTGAACAACGCCATCAACCACGGTGTCTTCACGCCGCTGGGTATCGAGCAAGCAGCCGAGACCGGAAAGTCGATCCTCTTCCTCATTGAGGCCAACCCCGGACCGGGTGTGGGGCTGCTTCTGGCCTTCACGTTCTTCGGCGTAGGTGCGGCAAAGGCCTCGGCCCCTGGCGCGATCATCATCCAGTTCTTCGGTGGTATCCACGAGATCTACTTCCCGTACGCACTGTCCAAGCCGATCACGATCCTCGCGCTCATCGCCGGTGGCGCGACCGGAGTCGCTACGAACATGCTCCTCGGAGGTGGCCTCGCGTTCCCCGCTGCTCCGGGAAGCATTATCGCGGTGACGTTCGCGGCCCTCGGCCCCGGAATCGGCAACCTCTTGGTGGTTTATCTGTCGGTCATCCTCGCCGCGACGGTCACCTTCCTGCTGGCAGGGATCATGCTTCGGGCAAGCCGCAAGCGCGACCTCGAGGCCGGGCTCGGTGGAGACCTCAGCGCTGCCATCGCCCAGACCGAGGCCAACAAGGGCAAGGAGTCGGCGGCTCTCGCCGGCCTCCGAGCCAGCGCCGGAAACGACGCACGCGCCGAGTACGACGCTGAAGAGGCGTACGACGAGGCGGAGACCGCGCGGGCAACGGGCGGTCTTGCCAGCGGCGGACGGCTCGAGACCAAGCAGATCTCGACCATCGTGTTCGCCTGCGATGCGGGCATGGGATCGTCTGCGATGGGCGCCAGCGTGCTGCGTAACAAGATCACCAAGGCGGGGGTCACGGGCGTCACGGTCACCAATAAGGCGATCGCGAACCTGGATGCCTCGGCAGATCTGGTCATCACGCAGAACCAGCTCACCGACCGGGCTCGGCAGAAGACACCGGATGCCGTGCACGTTTCCGTCGACAACTTCATGAACTCGCCGAAGTACGACGAGGTTGTGGAGCTCGTGCGCGACCAGCACCAGGATGGTGCATAA
- a CDS encoding adenosine deaminase translates to MSIDQHGDHVLQGMSIRKLPKVSLHDHLDGGVRPATIVELADQVGLEVPEDTADDLADWIAERSDSGSLVEYLKTFDLTVGVMQTREGLTRVAREFVEDLAADGVIYGEVRWAPEQHLSGGLSLEEVVEAVQDGIEEGEDAAEQAGHDIRVGQLITAMRHTDRSLEIARLAVEWRERGAVGFDIAGPEDGFLPSRHREAFDYLASEFFPVTVHAGEAAGLDSIRSALLDGRALRLGHGVRIAEDLDVVSRAGDEVLVQFGDLARWVRDREIPLELSPSSNLQTGAISAWGEELADHPFDLLYQLGFSVTVNVDNRTMSRTSLTRELALLAETFEYDLDDLEVFQLNAAAGAFLPVEEREELIELIGEGFER, encoded by the coding sequence ATGTCGATCGATCAGCACGGTGACCACGTCTTGCAGGGGATGTCGATCCGCAAGCTCCCCAAGGTGTCGCTGCACGACCACCTCGACGGGGGCGTGCGGCCCGCGACGATCGTGGAGCTCGCCGACCAGGTCGGGCTCGAGGTGCCCGAGGACACGGCTGACGACCTCGCCGACTGGATCGCGGAACGCTCCGATTCGGGATCGCTGGTCGAGTACCTGAAGACCTTTGACCTGACCGTCGGCGTCATGCAGACCCGCGAGGGGCTCACACGGGTCGCCCGGGAGTTCGTCGAGGATCTTGCCGCCGATGGCGTGATCTACGGCGAAGTCCGGTGGGCGCCCGAGCAGCATCTGTCGGGCGGGCTGTCGCTCGAGGAGGTCGTCGAGGCCGTACAGGACGGCATCGAAGAGGGTGAGGATGCTGCCGAGCAGGCAGGTCACGACATCCGTGTCGGGCAGCTCATCACCGCGATGCGGCACACCGATCGGTCCCTCGAGATCGCACGGCTCGCTGTCGAGTGGCGCGAGCGTGGCGCGGTCGGGTTCGACATCGCGGGCCCGGAGGACGGATTCCTCCCGTCGCGCCACCGTGAGGCTTTCGACTATCTCGCCAGCGAGTTCTTCCCGGTGACAGTGCACGCGGGTGAGGCAGCGGGACTGGACTCGATCCGCTCCGCGTTGCTCGACGGCCGCGCGCTGCGCCTCGGGCACGGGGTGCGGATCGCGGAGGACCTCGACGTGGTCTCCCGTGCGGGCGACGAGGTGCTCGTGCAGTTCGGCGACCTCGCCCGGTGGGTGCGCGACCGGGAGATCCCGCTCGAACTGTCGCCGAGCTCGAACCTGCAGACCGGGGCGATCTCGGCGTGGGGCGAAGAGCTCGCTGACCACCCCTTCGACCTGCTTTATCAGCTGGGCTTCTCGGTGACGGTGAACGTCGACAACCGCACCATGAGCCGGACATCGCTGACGCGCGAGCTTGCCCTGCTGGCCGAGACGTTCGAGTACGACCTTGACGACCTCGAGGTCTTCCAGCTCAACGCCGCCGCGGGCGCCTTCCTCCCGGTCGAGGAGCGTGAGGAACTCATCGAGCTCATCGGGGAGGGCTTCGAACGCTGA
- a CDS encoding alpha/beta hydrolase produces MDADSAPPPHRRRRSRAARIIGWIAASLGILLIVAIVGIVIYSQVGVMAAEPEPLAAVKADPAISITDDYAAIVLSPVEGATGDGLVFIPGAKVDPWAYAAKLSGIVESGTTVVITKPWLNLAFFDLRPLDAFTSLAPDVDTWAVGGHSLGGVRACQLTQDAEALILFASYCANDLSTSGMPALSLAGELDGLSTPAKIADARPLLPADADMVEIAGAAHSSFGDYGLQPGDGTPTISDADMTETLTSEIDHFFQTQVAVG; encoded by the coding sequence GTGGATGCCGATTCTGCCCCGCCGCCGCATCGTCGCCGCCGCTCCCGCGCGGCGCGCATCATCGGATGGATCGCTGCCAGCCTCGGCATCCTGCTGATCGTCGCCATCGTGGGAATCGTCATCTACTCCCAGGTGGGCGTGATGGCTGCCGAGCCCGAGCCGCTTGCCGCAGTGAAGGCGGATCCAGCCATCTCGATCACGGATGACTATGCAGCGATCGTCCTCTCCCCCGTCGAGGGCGCGACCGGTGACGGGCTCGTATTCATCCCGGGCGCGAAGGTCGACCCGTGGGCGTACGCCGCGAAGCTGTCGGGCATCGTCGAGTCGGGGACGACAGTTGTGATCACCAAGCCCTGGCTGAACCTCGCGTTCTTCGACCTGAGGCCCCTGGATGCGTTCACGAGCCTCGCGCCGGACGTCGACACCTGGGCCGTGGGTGGCCACTCCCTCGGCGGGGTGCGTGCCTGCCAGTTGACGCAGGATGCCGAGGCTCTGATCCTGTTCGCGTCGTACTGCGCGAACGACCTCAGCACCTCCGGCATGCCGGCGCTCAGCCTCGCGGGCGAACTCGACGGACTCTCGACTCCGGCGAAGATCGCCGATGCCAGGCCGCTCCTTCCCGCTGATGCCGACATGGTCGAGATCGCGGGCGCCGCGCACTCGTCATTCGGCGACTATGGCCTCCAGCCAGGCGATGGCACACCGACCATCTCGGACGCCGACATGACCGAGACCCTCACCTCCGAAATCGACCACTTCTTCCAGACCCAGGTGGCGGTCGGCTGA
- the ptsP gene encoding phosphoenolpyruvate--protein phosphotransferase produces MAQLRGVGIGLGVAHGPVARMAAPLPAPEDTPSALGGEQERARVQEALEAVARELEQRGAQAGGAAQEVLEAQAMMAEDPTLTDEVDASLAQGKTAERAVHEAFASFRAQLEAVGGYLGERAADLDDVAQRVIARLQGVPAPGVPEPGHPFVLVAKDLAPADTALLDLDQVLALVTTEGGPTSHTAILAREKGIVAVVGSAGAAGLADGETVIVDAAAGAVTTEPTDDELTRAKNRANARAAAADAPITDGALADGTAVPLLANLGNPAGAAEAVALGAEGVGLFRTEFLFLSASSAPTVEQQRASYAELLAAFAGKKVVVRVLDAGADKPLPFLNDAHEENPALGLRGLRALRASEDILREQLTALAEADAQTRKAGSGADLWVMAPMVSTVDEAEYFTAIAREYGIRTAGVMVEVPSSALMAEQIFAHADFASIGTNDLTQYTLAADRLLGSVAGYQDPWHPAVLRLIRDVGAAGAKTGKPVGICGEAAADPLLAVVLVGLGATSLSMAPTALADVRATLLTYSLDDAQRVAEAALAATDAATAREAAHAASVSQKERMQ; encoded by the coding sequence ATGGCGCAATTGCGAGGAGTCGGTATCGGCCTGGGTGTCGCCCATGGTCCTGTCGCTCGGATGGCGGCGCCGCTTCCTGCCCCCGAAGACACCCCGAGCGCGCTCGGGGGTGAGCAGGAGCGCGCCCGCGTCCAGGAGGCCTTGGAGGCTGTCGCGCGCGAGCTTGAGCAGCGGGGCGCTCAGGCGGGAGGCGCCGCGCAGGAGGTTCTCGAGGCGCAGGCCATGATGGCCGAGGATCCCACGCTCACCGACGAGGTCGACGCGTCGCTCGCGCAGGGTAAGACCGCCGAGCGCGCCGTACACGAAGCGTTCGCGTCCTTCCGGGCTCAACTCGAGGCCGTCGGCGGCTACCTCGGTGAGCGCGCCGCCGACCTCGACGATGTCGCACAGCGTGTCATCGCTCGGTTGCAGGGCGTTCCGGCTCCGGGGGTCCCGGAACCGGGGCATCCGTTCGTGCTCGTCGCGAAGGATCTCGCCCCCGCCGACACCGCGCTTCTGGACCTCGATCAGGTGCTCGCCCTTGTCACGACCGAGGGCGGCCCCACCTCACACACCGCGATCCTCGCGCGGGAGAAGGGCATCGTCGCGGTCGTGGGGTCGGCGGGAGCCGCCGGACTCGCCGACGGTGAGACGGTGATTGTGGATGCCGCTGCCGGCGCCGTCACCACGGAGCCCACCGACGACGAGCTGACACGGGCGAAGAACCGCGCGAACGCGCGGGCCGCCGCTGCAGACGCCCCGATCACCGACGGAGCGCTCGCCGACGGCACCGCGGTGCCGCTCCTGGCGAACCTCGGGAATCCCGCGGGAGCAGCCGAGGCCGTGGCTCTCGGGGCCGAAGGCGTCGGTCTGTTCCGCACCGAGTTCCTGTTCCTCTCCGCCAGCTCCGCCCCCACGGTCGAGCAGCAGCGTGCCTCCTACGCCGAGCTTCTTGCCGCGTTCGCGGGCAAGAAGGTGGTCGTCCGGGTCCTGGATGCCGGAGCCGACAAACCCCTGCCGTTCCTCAACGACGCTCACGAAGAGAACCCGGCGCTAGGCCTTCGGGGTCTTCGCGCGCTCCGAGCCAGCGAGGACATCCTGCGAGAGCAGCTCACTGCGCTCGCCGAAGCCGACGCGCAGACGCGCAAGGCCGGTTCCGGGGCGGACCTGTGGGTCATGGCCCCCATGGTCTCCACCGTGGACGAAGCCGAGTACTTCACCGCGATCGCGCGGGAGTACGGCATCCGGACCGCCGGGGTCATGGTCGAGGTGCCCTCGTCCGCGCTCATGGCCGAGCAGATCTTCGCGCACGCGGACTTCGCCTCGATCGGTACGAACGATCTGACGCAGTACACGCTCGCTGCCGACAGGCTGCTCGGCTCGGTAGCGGGATACCAAGACCCGTGGCATCCGGCGGTGTTGCGGCTTATCCGCGACGTCGGCGCTGCCGGCGCGAAAACCGGCAAGCCCGTCGGGATCTGCGGTGAGGCCGCGGCCGATCCGCTGCTGGCCGTCGTGCTCGTCGGACTCGGAGCTACTTCGCTGTCCATGGCACCGACGGCACTCGCCGATGTGCGCGCGACCCTGCTCACCTACTCCCTCGACGACGCCCAGCGGGTCGCCGAGGCCGCACTGGCCGCAACGGATGCGGCAACCGCACGGGAGGCGGCACACGCAGCCTCCGTCTCACAGAAAGAGAGAATGCAATGA
- a CDS encoding BglG family transcription antiterminator, translating into MLSLLVREGEWVTAATLADALGVTPRSIRSYVTAVNARVPSGAAIESGPSGYRAGVDAAAALRASAAADAGTPRDRLHTLVRALLNDPTGIDVFETAEELHVSPATLEADLGRVRSLLGGTGITLERSASTARLRGAEVAQRRLLSSLAHDEMEAGAFDFDALRRSLGGSSMGAQVFGPFKPALVARMGELGYYVNEFGIADVLMHIAITADRASQGRTLEATTGSPVSDDRRTIADVLDALVREHIGVDLGHGDLDHLAILVLTRVVAPGAAAPSERARENLDPHLEQVVRDIVQDAASEFLVDIAHEDFVVRLSLHVQNLRQRAAAQAWSRNPLTRSLKTSYPMVFEVAVFIAGQLHERLDIPLLDDEIAYIAMHVGGRLERSRRSEQLLTATIVCPGYYELHELLRSSVDRSLGRAIEVVGVDTRADPGWDAIHTDLVLSTIDPPAPSDRIVRVQPFLTESDIERVQATASRIRRGRRLARLRADLARYFVAGAFSRELAAAGNEEDAIRLLGAPLVTEGVIDQDYIERAIHREHLSSTAFTDALAVPHAIGMTATRTAISVGVSENSIAWGDSRVQVVALVAFSESDRAAFQTVFEQFVEVFSERESVQRIVRRATDLAGFLDELAAVIDG; encoded by the coding sequence ATGCTGAGCCTGCTCGTCCGCGAGGGCGAATGGGTCACTGCCGCGACCCTCGCCGATGCCCTCGGCGTCACTCCCCGCAGCATCCGTTCGTACGTGACCGCCGTCAACGCGCGCGTCCCCTCCGGCGCAGCAATCGAATCCGGTCCCTCCGGGTATCGTGCCGGCGTCGATGCCGCCGCGGCGCTGCGGGCGTCGGCAGCAGCGGACGCCGGGACACCGCGGGACCGCCTCCATACCCTCGTCCGGGCTCTCCTGAACGACCCGACCGGCATCGACGTCTTCGAGACCGCCGAAGAACTCCACGTGAGCCCGGCGACCCTCGAAGCCGACCTGGGTCGGGTGCGGAGCCTGCTGGGCGGCACAGGCATCACGCTCGAACGCTCGGCCTCGACGGCGCGCCTGCGCGGCGCGGAGGTCGCTCAGCGACGCCTGCTGAGTTCGCTCGCCCACGATGAGATGGAGGCGGGCGCGTTCGACTTCGACGCACTGCGCCGCTCGCTCGGCGGATCCTCCATGGGTGCCCAGGTGTTCGGGCCGTTCAAACCGGCGCTCGTAGCCCGCATGGGAGAGCTCGGGTACTACGTCAACGAGTTCGGCATCGCTGACGTGCTGATGCACATCGCCATCACGGCAGACCGGGCGTCCCAGGGACGCACCCTGGAAGCAACCACCGGCTCGCCCGTTTCCGACGATCGCCGCACCATCGCTGACGTCCTCGATGCCCTCGTGCGCGAACACATCGGCGTCGATCTCGGGCACGGTGATCTGGACCACCTCGCGATCCTTGTGCTGACACGGGTCGTCGCGCCGGGCGCGGCGGCACCGAGCGAGCGGGCACGGGAGAACCTCGACCCCCACCTCGAACAGGTCGTCCGCGACATCGTGCAGGATGCGGCATCCGAGTTCCTCGTCGACATTGCGCATGAGGACTTCGTCGTGCGACTCTCCCTGCACGTGCAGAACCTGCGGCAGCGCGCCGCTGCACAAGCCTGGTCGCGCAACCCGCTCACCCGGTCGCTGAAGACGAGCTACCCGATGGTGTTCGAGGTGGCGGTCTTCATCGCCGGTCAGCTCCACGAGCGGCTCGACATTCCGCTGCTCGATGATGAGATCGCCTACATCGCGATGCACGTCGGCGGACGCCTCGAGCGCAGCCGCCGGAGCGAGCAACTGCTGACCGCGACCATCGTGTGCCCGGGCTACTACGAGCTGCACGAGCTGCTGCGCTCGAGCGTCGATCGATCCCTCGGCCGCGCGATCGAGGTGGTCGGCGTCGATACCCGCGCGGACCCGGGGTGGGATGCGATCCACACCGACCTCGTCCTGTCGACGATCGATCCCCCGGCGCCGTCGGATCGGATCGTCCGCGTCCAGCCGTTTCTGACAGAGAGCGATATCGAGCGCGTGCAGGCGACAGCGAGCCGCATCCGGCGCGGCCGACGCCTGGCCAGGCTGCGAGCCGACCTTGCCCGCTACTTCGTCGCCGGAGCCTTCAGCCGCGAGCTCGCTGCCGCAGGGAACGAAGAGGACGCCATCCGCCTGCTGGGTGCACCGCTGGTCACGGAGGGCGTCATCGACCAGGACTACATAGAGCGAGCCATCCACCGTGAGCACCTGTCGTCGACGGCCTTTACCGATGCGCTCGCCGTTCCCCACGCCATCGGGATGACGGCCACGCGCACGGCGATCTCGGTCGGCGTCTCCGAGAACTCGATCGCCTGGGGCGACTCCCGGGTCCAGGTGGTCGCGCTGGTGGCGTTCTCGGAGTCCGACCGCGCCGCGTTCCAGACCGTCTTCGAGCAGTTCGTCGAGGTCTTCTCGGAGCGCGAGAGTGTGCAGCGCATCGTACGCCGGGCAACAGATCTCGCCGGGTTCCTCGATGAACTGGCCGCGGTCATCGACGGCTGA
- a CDS encoding HPr family phosphocarrier protein — MSQITRTVRIGSSHGLHARPAKLFAQAAKDAGIPITIAKDAGAPVNAASILGVISLGVEHGDYVTLTADGDGAEAALDTLSELLTTDHDAA, encoded by the coding sequence ATGTCTCAGATCACCCGCACGGTCCGCATCGGCTCGTCGCACGGGCTGCACGCTCGCCCCGCGAAGCTGTTCGCTCAGGCGGCCAAAGACGCTGGCATCCCGATCACGATCGCCAAGGATGCCGGGGCTCCGGTCAACGCGGCCAGCATCCTCGGGGTGATCTCGCTGGGCGTCGAACACGGCGACTACGTCACGCTGACGGCAGACGGTGACGGCGCAGAAGCGGCGCTGGACACCCTGAGCGAACTGCTCACCACCGACCACGACGCAGCCTGA